Proteins encoded by one window of Arachis ipaensis cultivar K30076 chromosome B04, Araip1.1, whole genome shotgun sequence:
- the LOC107638354 gene encoding nucleotide-sugar uncharacterized transporter 3 isoform X6 codes for MLHYLIWSLQMACAFVILYVLKSLMIISFTTAESKSSSYNPVMFVPSRTLAQTLPLALPYLLYVVVTMEAVRGINVPMYTTLRRTTIAFTMMMEYFIGGKRHSNIVIISVGVIIFGAFIAGARDLAFDSYGYSIVFIENMCKAVYLTSVSRVGKSTGLNVFGLMWCNVVLCGPILLLWSALRGELQSTLKFPYLLFPGFQALIFLSCAFTFFMNYIVVLNTTINSALTQAICSNLKDVFTSGFGWLLFGGLPYDLFNVLGQSIGFLGSCLYAYCKTRGK; via the exons ATGTTGCACTATCTTATATGGTCTCTTCAG ATGGCGTGTGCATTTGTCATTCTCTATGTTTTGAAATCGTTGATGATAATTTCTTTCACAACTGCGGAATCTAAGAGCAGTTCTTACAATCCAGTGATGTTTGTGCCATCTAGGACATTAGCTCAAACACTTCCTCTTGCATTACCTTATTTGCTATATGTT GTTGTGACGATGGAAGCTGTCCGTGGGATAAATGTTCCTATGTATACTACCCTGAGGCGAACTACTATTGCCTTCACAATGATGATGGAGTATTTTATAGGTGGAAAGAGACATTCAAATATTGTTATTATAAG TGTTGGAGTGATTATATTTGGTGCGTTTATTGCTGGAGCTCGAGACCTTGCATTTGATTCCTATGGCTATTCAATTGTTTTCATTGAAAACATGTGTAAAGCAGTATACCTTACTTCTGTATCTCGTGTTG GCAAATCCACTGGACTTAATGTTTTTGGTCTTATGTGGTGTAATG TTGTGCTTTGTGGACCAATCTTACTGCTGTGGTCTGCACTCAGAGGTGAATTACAATCAACCTTGAAATTTCCTTACTTATTATTCCCTGGATTTCAG GCTTTGATCTTTCTGTCATGTGCTTTTACTTTCTTTATGAACTACATTGTTGTGTTAAATACAACAATCAACTCAGCCCTTACACAAGCAATTTGTAGTAACTTAAAG GATGTCTTTACTAGTGGATTCGGTTGGCTACTATTTGGTGGGCTTCCATATGATTTG TTCAATGTTCTTGGTCAATCAATTGGCTTCCTAGGGTCATGCTTATATGCTTATTGCAAAACAAGAGGAAAATGA
- the LOC107638354 gene encoding nucleotide-sugar uncharacterized transporter 3 isoform X5 gives MFNKAALSSYRFPFTTMACAFVILYVLKSLMIISFTTAESKSSSYNPVMFVPSRTLAQTLPLALPYLLYVVVTMEAVRGINVPMYTTLRRTTIAFTMMMEYFIGGKRHSNIVIISVGVIIFGAFIAGARDLAFDSYGYSIVFIENMCKAVYLTSVSRVGKSTGLNVFGLMWCNVVLCGPILLLWSALRGELQSTLKFPYLLFPGFQALIFLSCAFTFFMNYIVVLNTTINSALTQAICSNLKDVFTSGFGWLLFGGLPYDLFNVLGQSIGFLGSCLYAYCKTRGK, from the exons ATGTTTAATAAAGCAGCCCTGTCTTCATATAGGTTCCCATTCACAACT ATGGCGTGTGCATTTGTCATTCTCTATGTTTTGAAATCGTTGATGATAATTTCTTTCACAACTGCGGAATCTAAGAGCAGTTCTTACAATCCAGTGATGTTTGTGCCATCTAGGACATTAGCTCAAACACTTCCTCTTGCATTACCTTATTTGCTATATGTT GTTGTGACGATGGAAGCTGTCCGTGGGATAAATGTTCCTATGTATACTACCCTGAGGCGAACTACTATTGCCTTCACAATGATGATGGAGTATTTTATAGGTGGAAAGAGACATTCAAATATTGTTATTATAAG TGTTGGAGTGATTATATTTGGTGCGTTTATTGCTGGAGCTCGAGACCTTGCATTTGATTCCTATGGCTATTCAATTGTTTTCATTGAAAACATGTGTAAAGCAGTATACCTTACTTCTGTATCTCGTGTTG GCAAATCCACTGGACTTAATGTTTTTGGTCTTATGTGGTGTAATG TTGTGCTTTGTGGACCAATCTTACTGCTGTGGTCTGCACTCAGAGGTGAATTACAATCAACCTTGAAATTTCCTTACTTATTATTCCCTGGATTTCAG GCTTTGATCTTTCTGTCATGTGCTTTTACTTTCTTTATGAACTACATTGTTGTGTTAAATACAACAATCAACTCAGCCCTTACACAAGCAATTTGTAGTAACTTAAAG GATGTCTTTACTAGTGGATTCGGTTGGCTACTATTTGGTGGGCTTCCATATGATTTG TTCAATGTTCTTGGTCAATCAATTGGCTTCCTAGGGTCATGCTTATATGCTTATTGCAAAACAAGAGGAAAATGA
- the LOC107638352 gene encoding protein N-lysine methyltransferase METTL21A isoform X2 translates to MEATPNTQQQDDDDIVCLDASFFLNDNYQLTNFTFGSQDIQLFCLQSASRQLVWPGAMLLNDYLSKNVEMLRGFTAIELGSGVGITGILCSRFCHKVVMTDHNEEVLKILNKNIELHSCSDNTSPSSRGLFANKLEWGNSDQINDILQNHPGGFDLVLGADICFQQSSVPMLFNTVEQLLWAGEGRRCKFILAYVSRTKTMDSMILIEASKHQMQMKEVPGTRRIVGNLEGVIYEITLGSKH, encoded by the exons ATGGAAGCAACACCAAACACACAACAACAAGACGATGATGATATCGTTTGCTTAGATGCGTCCTTCTTCCTCAATGACAA TTACCAGCTTACGAACTTCACATTTGGATCCCAAGACATTCAGCTCTTCTGTCTCCAATCCGCTTCAa GGCAGCTGGTATGGCCGGGAGCCATGCTGCTAAATGATTATCTTTCAAAGAATGTTGAAATGCTGCGGGGTTTCACTGCCATCGAATTGGGTTCTGGTGTTG GTATTACTGGAATACTTTGCAGCAGATTCTGCCATAAAGTTGTGATGACGGACCATAATGAAGAAGTGCTAAAG attttaaataaaaatatagagcTCCATTCATGTTCCGACAATACTAGTCCTTCTTCTCGCG GATTATTTGCCAATAAACTGGAATGGGGGAACTCTGATCAGATCAATGACATTTTACAAAATCATCCAGGAGGTTTTGACCTTGTCCTTGGAGCTGACATCT GTTTTCAGCAGTCAAGCGTCCCTATGCTATTCAATACTGTTGAACAACTATTGTGGGCTGGAGAGGGCAGGAGATGCAAATTCATACTAGCCTATGTATCACGAACTAAGAC CATGGATTCAATGATTCTTATCGAAGCCTCTAAGCACCAGATGCAGATGAAAGAAGTGCCTGGAACTCGGCGCATTGTCGGAAATCTTGAAGGAGTCATCTACGAAATTACACTCGGGTCAAAGCATTAA
- the LOC107638354 gene encoding nucleotide-sugar uncharacterized transporter 3 isoform X4: MFNKAALSSYRFPFTTVMSLSQMACAFVILYVLKSLMIISFTTAESKSSSYNPVMFVPSRTLAQTLPLALPYLLYVVVTMEAVRGINVPMYTTLRRTTIAFTMMMEYFIGGKRHSNIVIISVGVIIFGAFIAGARDLAFDSYGYSIVFIENMCKAVYLTSVSRVGKSTGLNVFGLMWCNVVLCGPILLLWSALRGELQSTLKFPYLLFPGFQALIFLSCAFTFFMNYIVVLNTTINSALTQAICSNLKDVFTSGFGWLLFGGLPYDLFNVLGQSIGFLGSCLYAYCKTRGK, encoded by the exons ATGTTTAATAAAGCAGCCCTGTCTTCATATAGGTTCCCATTCACAACTGTAATGTCACTTTCTCAG ATGGCGTGTGCATTTGTCATTCTCTATGTTTTGAAATCGTTGATGATAATTTCTTTCACAACTGCGGAATCTAAGAGCAGTTCTTACAATCCAGTGATGTTTGTGCCATCTAGGACATTAGCTCAAACACTTCCTCTTGCATTACCTTATTTGCTATATGTT GTTGTGACGATGGAAGCTGTCCGTGGGATAAATGTTCCTATGTATACTACCCTGAGGCGAACTACTATTGCCTTCACAATGATGATGGAGTATTTTATAGGTGGAAAGAGACATTCAAATATTGTTATTATAAG TGTTGGAGTGATTATATTTGGTGCGTTTATTGCTGGAGCTCGAGACCTTGCATTTGATTCCTATGGCTATTCAATTGTTTTCATTGAAAACATGTGTAAAGCAGTATACCTTACTTCTGTATCTCGTGTTG GCAAATCCACTGGACTTAATGTTTTTGGTCTTATGTGGTGTAATG TTGTGCTTTGTGGACCAATCTTACTGCTGTGGTCTGCACTCAGAGGTGAATTACAATCAACCTTGAAATTTCCTTACTTATTATTCCCTGGATTTCAG GCTTTGATCTTTCTGTCATGTGCTTTTACTTTCTTTATGAACTACATTGTTGTGTTAAATACAACAATCAACTCAGCCCTTACACAAGCAATTTGTAGTAACTTAAAG GATGTCTTTACTAGTGGATTCGGTTGGCTACTATTTGGTGGGCTTCCATATGATTTG TTCAATGTTCTTGGTCAATCAATTGGCTTCCTAGGGTCATGCTTATATGCTTATTGCAAAACAAGAGGAAAATGA
- the LOC107638352 gene encoding protein N-lysine methyltransferase METTL21A isoform X1 has product MEATPNTQQQDDDDIVCLDASFFLNDNYQLTNFTFGSQDIQLFCLQSASTDFDLTGQLVWPGAMLLNDYLSKNVEMLRGFTAIELGSGVGITGILCSRFCHKVVMTDHNEEVLKILNKNIELHSCSDNTSPSSRGLFANKLEWGNSDQINDILQNHPGGFDLVLGADICFQQSSVPMLFNTVEQLLWAGEGRRCKFILAYVSRTKTMDSMILIEASKHQMQMKEVPGTRRIVGNLEGVIYEITLGSKH; this is encoded by the exons ATGGAAGCAACACCAAACACACAACAACAAGACGATGATGATATCGTTTGCTTAGATGCGTCCTTCTTCCTCAATGACAA TTACCAGCTTACGAACTTCACATTTGGATCCCAAGACATTCAGCTCTTCTGTCTCCAATCCGCTTCAa CTGATTTTGATTTGACAGGGCAGCTGGTATGGCCGGGAGCCATGCTGCTAAATGATTATCTTTCAAAGAATGTTGAAATGCTGCGGGGTTTCACTGCCATCGAATTGGGTTCTGGTGTTG GTATTACTGGAATACTTTGCAGCAGATTCTGCCATAAAGTTGTGATGACGGACCATAATGAAGAAGTGCTAAAG attttaaataaaaatatagagcTCCATTCATGTTCCGACAATACTAGTCCTTCTTCTCGCG GATTATTTGCCAATAAACTGGAATGGGGGAACTCTGATCAGATCAATGACATTTTACAAAATCATCCAGGAGGTTTTGACCTTGTCCTTGGAGCTGACATCT GTTTTCAGCAGTCAAGCGTCCCTATGCTATTCAATACTGTTGAACAACTATTGTGGGCTGGAGAGGGCAGGAGATGCAAATTCATACTAGCCTATGTATCACGAACTAAGAC CATGGATTCAATGATTCTTATCGAAGCCTCTAAGCACCAGATGCAGATGAAAGAAGTGCCTGGAACTCGGCGCATTGTCGGAAATCTTGAAGGAGTCATCTACGAAATTACACTCGGGTCAAAGCATTAA
- the LOC107638353 gene encoding uncharacterized protein LOC107638353 — MESLQLTQDWHSTHFSFMNSLSSQLKLKLKLKPIKVKAFSAAAAASSQIRRCGRAKASDAQLKENWLSSLSYPLLSEDTRQHQSDASNFKWVLGIDPDVSGAVALLKTQHSHSDSAPQVFDSPFVKILVGKRTRRRLDAKSIVQLVRSFDAPVGTTAYIEQSLPYPQDGKQGWWSGGFGYGLWIGILVASGFSVVPVPSFTWKAKFELSGNRSTKDDSRRVASTLFPSLESLLSRKKDHGRAEALLIAAYGKDQNNVNNLGSSCDTILEKLS; from the exons ATGGAATCCCTGCAATTGACTCAAGACTGGCACTCAACTCATTTCAGTTTCATGAACAGCCTCTCTTCTCAACTCAAACTCAAACTCAAACTCAAACCCATCAAAGTTAAGGCCTtctctgctgctgctgctgcttcttctcaAATCAGAAGATGCGGCAGGGCGAAGGCCTCCGATGCTCAACTGAAAGAGAATTGGCTGTCTTCACTGTCTTACCCTCTTTTGAGTGAAGACACACGGCAACACCAAAGTGATGCCTCCAACTTCAAATGGGTTCTTGGAATCGACCCTGACGTCTCTGGCGCTGTGGCGCTCTTGAAAACTCAACATTCTCATTCTGATTCTGCGCCTCAG GTATTCGATTCCCCTTTTGTGAAAATACTTGTTGGGAAAAGAACTCGAAGACGGTTAGATGCGAAATCCATTGTTCAGTTGGTTCGTAGTTTTGATGCTCCAGTTg GAACCACTGCATACATAGAGCAATCACTCCCTTATCCACAAGATGGAAAACAG GGCTGGTGGAGTGGAGGATTCGGATATGGACTGTGGATTGGGATCTTAGTTGCTTCAGGATTTTCCGTTGTTCCGGTGCCATCTTTTACTTGGAAAGCAAAATTTGAACTCTCTGGAAACCGGTCCACAAAG GATGACAGCAGGAGAGTTGCGTCTACATTATTTCCATCACTGGAATCCCTGTTGAGTAGGAAGAAAGATCATG GAAGGGCAGAGGCTTTACTAATTGCTGCATATGGGAAAGATCAGAATAATGTTAATAACTTGGGATCATCTTGTGACACTATCTTAGAGAAATTGTCTTGA
- the LOC107638354 gene encoding nucleotide-sugar uncharacterized transporter 3 isoform X9, whose translation MACAFVILYVLKSLMIISFTTAESKSSSYNPVMFVPSRTLAQTLPLALPYLLYVVVTMEAVRGINVPMYTTLRRTTIAFTMMMEYFIGGKRHSNIVIISVGVIIFGAFIAGARDLAFDSYGYSIVFIENMCKAVYLTSVSRVGKSTGLNVFGLMWCNVVLCGPILLLWSALRGELQSTLKFPYLLFPGFQALIFLSCAFTFFMNYIVVLNTTINSALTQAICSNLKDVFTSGFGWLLFGGLPYDLFNVLGQSIGFLGSCLYAYCKTRGK comes from the exons ATGGCGTGTGCATTTGTCATTCTCTATGTTTTGAAATCGTTGATGATAATTTCTTTCACAACTGCGGAATCTAAGAGCAGTTCTTACAATCCAGTGATGTTTGTGCCATCTAGGACATTAGCTCAAACACTTCCTCTTGCATTACCTTATTTGCTATATGTT GTTGTGACGATGGAAGCTGTCCGTGGGATAAATGTTCCTATGTATACTACCCTGAGGCGAACTACTATTGCCTTCACAATGATGATGGAGTATTTTATAGGTGGAAAGAGACATTCAAATATTGTTATTATAAG TGTTGGAGTGATTATATTTGGTGCGTTTATTGCTGGAGCTCGAGACCTTGCATTTGATTCCTATGGCTATTCAATTGTTTTCATTGAAAACATGTGTAAAGCAGTATACCTTACTTCTGTATCTCGTGTTG GCAAATCCACTGGACTTAATGTTTTTGGTCTTATGTGGTGTAATG TTGTGCTTTGTGGACCAATCTTACTGCTGTGGTCTGCACTCAGAGGTGAATTACAATCAACCTTGAAATTTCCTTACTTATTATTCCCTGGATTTCAG GCTTTGATCTTTCTGTCATGTGCTTTTACTTTCTTTATGAACTACATTGTTGTGTTAAATACAACAATCAACTCAGCCCTTACACAAGCAATTTGTAGTAACTTAAAG GATGTCTTTACTAGTGGATTCGGTTGGCTACTATTTGGTGGGCTTCCATATGATTTG TTCAATGTTCTTGGTCAATCAATTGGCTTCCTAGGGTCATGCTTATATGCTTATTGCAAAACAAGAGGAAAATGA
- the LOC107638354 gene encoding nucleotide-sugar uncharacterized transporter 3 isoform X3, producing MEHTKLPLSDEIPYKSSSMTRKGAYVALSYMVSSVLLIMFNKAALSSYRFPFTTVMSLSQMACAFVILYVLKSLMIISFTTAESKSSSYNPVMFVPSRTLAQTLPLALPYLLYVVVTMEAVRGINVPMYTTLRRTTIAFTMMMEYFIGGKRHSNIVIISVGVIIFGAFIAGARDLAFDSYGYSIVFIENMCKAVYLTSVSRVVVLCGPILLLWSALRGELQSTLKFPYLLFPGFQALIFLSCAFTFFMNYIVVLNTTINSALTQAICSNLKDVFTSGFGWLLFGGLPYDLFNVLGQSIGFLGSCLYAYCKTRGK from the exons ATGGAGCACACTAAGCTGCCACTTTCTGATGAAATACCATATAAAAGTTCATCTATGACAAGAAAAGGAGCCTATGTTGCACTATCTTATATGGTCTCTTCAG TTCTATTGATCATGTTTAATAAAGCAGCCCTGTCTTCATATAGGTTCCCATTCACAACTGTAATGTCACTTTCTCAG ATGGCGTGTGCATTTGTCATTCTCTATGTTTTGAAATCGTTGATGATAATTTCTTTCACAACTGCGGAATCTAAGAGCAGTTCTTACAATCCAGTGATGTTTGTGCCATCTAGGACATTAGCTCAAACACTTCCTCTTGCATTACCTTATTTGCTATATGTT GTTGTGACGATGGAAGCTGTCCGTGGGATAAATGTTCCTATGTATACTACCCTGAGGCGAACTACTATTGCCTTCACAATGATGATGGAGTATTTTATAGGTGGAAAGAGACATTCAAATATTGTTATTATAAG TGTTGGAGTGATTATATTTGGTGCGTTTATTGCTGGAGCTCGAGACCTTGCATTTGATTCCTATGGCTATTCAATTGTTTTCATTGAAAACATGTGTAAAGCAGTATACCTTACTTCTGTATCTCGTGTTG TTGTGCTTTGTGGACCAATCTTACTGCTGTGGTCTGCACTCAGAGGTGAATTACAATCAACCTTGAAATTTCCTTACTTATTATTCCCTGGATTTCAG GCTTTGATCTTTCTGTCATGTGCTTTTACTTTCTTTATGAACTACATTGTTGTGTTAAATACAACAATCAACTCAGCCCTTACACAAGCAATTTGTAGTAACTTAAAG GATGTCTTTACTAGTGGATTCGGTTGGCTACTATTTGGTGGGCTTCCATATGATTTG TTCAATGTTCTTGGTCAATCAATTGGCTTCCTAGGGTCATGCTTATATGCTTATTGCAAAACAAGAGGAAAATGA
- the LOC107638354 gene encoding nucleotide-sugar uncharacterized transporter 3 isoform X7 encodes MEHTKLPLSDEIPYKSSSMTRKGAYVALSYMVSSVLLIMFNKAALSSYRFPFTTVMSLSQVVTMEAVRGINVPMYTTLRRTTIAFTMMMEYFIGGKRHSNIVIISVGVIIFGAFIAGARDLAFDSYGYSIVFIENMCKAVYLTSVSRVGKSTGLNVFGLMWCNVVLCGPILLLWSALRGELQSTLKFPYLLFPGFQALIFLSCAFTFFMNYIVVLNTTINSALTQAICSNLKDVFTSGFGWLLFGGLPYDLFNVLGQSIGFLGSCLYAYCKTRGK; translated from the exons ATGGAGCACACTAAGCTGCCACTTTCTGATGAAATACCATATAAAAGTTCATCTATGACAAGAAAAGGAGCCTATGTTGCACTATCTTATATGGTCTCTTCAG TTCTATTGATCATGTTTAATAAAGCAGCCCTGTCTTCATATAGGTTCCCATTCACAACTGTAATGTCACTTTCTCAG GTTGTGACGATGGAAGCTGTCCGTGGGATAAATGTTCCTATGTATACTACCCTGAGGCGAACTACTATTGCCTTCACAATGATGATGGAGTATTTTATAGGTGGAAAGAGACATTCAAATATTGTTATTATAAG TGTTGGAGTGATTATATTTGGTGCGTTTATTGCTGGAGCTCGAGACCTTGCATTTGATTCCTATGGCTATTCAATTGTTTTCATTGAAAACATGTGTAAAGCAGTATACCTTACTTCTGTATCTCGTGTTG GCAAATCCACTGGACTTAATGTTTTTGGTCTTATGTGGTGTAATG TTGTGCTTTGTGGACCAATCTTACTGCTGTGGTCTGCACTCAGAGGTGAATTACAATCAACCTTGAAATTTCCTTACTTATTATTCCCTGGATTTCAG GCTTTGATCTTTCTGTCATGTGCTTTTACTTTCTTTATGAACTACATTGTTGTGTTAAATACAACAATCAACTCAGCCCTTACACAAGCAATTTGTAGTAACTTAAAG GATGTCTTTACTAGTGGATTCGGTTGGCTACTATTTGGTGGGCTTCCATATGATTTG TTCAATGTTCTTGGTCAATCAATTGGCTTCCTAGGGTCATGCTTATATGCTTATTGCAAAACAAGAGGAAAATGA
- the LOC107638354 gene encoding nucleotide-sugar uncharacterized transporter 3 isoform X2 gives MEHTKLPLSDEIPYKSSSMTRKGAYVALSYMVSSVLLIMFNKAALSSYRFPFTTMACAFVILYVLKSLMIISFTTAESKSSSYNPVMFVPSRTLAQTLPLALPYLLYVVVTMEAVRGINVPMYTTLRRTTIAFTMMMEYFIGGKRHSNIVIISVGVIIFGAFIAGARDLAFDSYGYSIVFIENMCKAVYLTSVSRVGKSTGLNVFGLMWCNVVLCGPILLLWSALRGELQSTLKFPYLLFPGFQALIFLSCAFTFFMNYIVVLNTTINSALTQAICSNLKDVFTSGFGWLLFGGLPYDLFNVLGQSIGFLGSCLYAYCKTRGK, from the exons ATGGAGCACACTAAGCTGCCACTTTCTGATGAAATACCATATAAAAGTTCATCTATGACAAGAAAAGGAGCCTATGTTGCACTATCTTATATGGTCTCTTCAG TTCTATTGATCATGTTTAATAAAGCAGCCCTGTCTTCATATAGGTTCCCATTCACAACT ATGGCGTGTGCATTTGTCATTCTCTATGTTTTGAAATCGTTGATGATAATTTCTTTCACAACTGCGGAATCTAAGAGCAGTTCTTACAATCCAGTGATGTTTGTGCCATCTAGGACATTAGCTCAAACACTTCCTCTTGCATTACCTTATTTGCTATATGTT GTTGTGACGATGGAAGCTGTCCGTGGGATAAATGTTCCTATGTATACTACCCTGAGGCGAACTACTATTGCCTTCACAATGATGATGGAGTATTTTATAGGTGGAAAGAGACATTCAAATATTGTTATTATAAG TGTTGGAGTGATTATATTTGGTGCGTTTATTGCTGGAGCTCGAGACCTTGCATTTGATTCCTATGGCTATTCAATTGTTTTCATTGAAAACATGTGTAAAGCAGTATACCTTACTTCTGTATCTCGTGTTG GCAAATCCACTGGACTTAATGTTTTTGGTCTTATGTGGTGTAATG TTGTGCTTTGTGGACCAATCTTACTGCTGTGGTCTGCACTCAGAGGTGAATTACAATCAACCTTGAAATTTCCTTACTTATTATTCCCTGGATTTCAG GCTTTGATCTTTCTGTCATGTGCTTTTACTTTCTTTATGAACTACATTGTTGTGTTAAATACAACAATCAACTCAGCCCTTACACAAGCAATTTGTAGTAACTTAAAG GATGTCTTTACTAGTGGATTCGGTTGGCTACTATTTGGTGGGCTTCCATATGATTTG TTCAATGTTCTTGGTCAATCAATTGGCTTCCTAGGGTCATGCTTATATGCTTATTGCAAAACAAGAGGAAAATGA
- the LOC107638354 gene encoding nucleotide-sugar uncharacterized transporter 3 isoform X1, whose amino-acid sequence MEHTKLPLSDEIPYKSSSMTRKGAYVALSYMVSSVLLIMFNKAALSSYRFPFTTVMSLSQMACAFVILYVLKSLMIISFTTAESKSSSYNPVMFVPSRTLAQTLPLALPYLLYVVVTMEAVRGINVPMYTTLRRTTIAFTMMMEYFIGGKRHSNIVIISVGVIIFGAFIAGARDLAFDSYGYSIVFIENMCKAVYLTSVSRVGKSTGLNVFGLMWCNVVLCGPILLLWSALRGELQSTLKFPYLLFPGFQALIFLSCAFTFFMNYIVVLNTTINSALTQAICSNLKDVFTSGFGWLLFGGLPYDLFNVLGQSIGFLGSCLYAYCKTRGK is encoded by the exons ATGGAGCACACTAAGCTGCCACTTTCTGATGAAATACCATATAAAAGTTCATCTATGACAAGAAAAGGAGCCTATGTTGCACTATCTTATATGGTCTCTTCAG TTCTATTGATCATGTTTAATAAAGCAGCCCTGTCTTCATATAGGTTCCCATTCACAACTGTAATGTCACTTTCTCAG ATGGCGTGTGCATTTGTCATTCTCTATGTTTTGAAATCGTTGATGATAATTTCTTTCACAACTGCGGAATCTAAGAGCAGTTCTTACAATCCAGTGATGTTTGTGCCATCTAGGACATTAGCTCAAACACTTCCTCTTGCATTACCTTATTTGCTATATGTT GTTGTGACGATGGAAGCTGTCCGTGGGATAAATGTTCCTATGTATACTACCCTGAGGCGAACTACTATTGCCTTCACAATGATGATGGAGTATTTTATAGGTGGAAAGAGACATTCAAATATTGTTATTATAAG TGTTGGAGTGATTATATTTGGTGCGTTTATTGCTGGAGCTCGAGACCTTGCATTTGATTCCTATGGCTATTCAATTGTTTTCATTGAAAACATGTGTAAAGCAGTATACCTTACTTCTGTATCTCGTGTTG GCAAATCCACTGGACTTAATGTTTTTGGTCTTATGTGGTGTAATG TTGTGCTTTGTGGACCAATCTTACTGCTGTGGTCTGCACTCAGAGGTGAATTACAATCAACCTTGAAATTTCCTTACTTATTATTCCCTGGATTTCAG GCTTTGATCTTTCTGTCATGTGCTTTTACTTTCTTTATGAACTACATTGTTGTGTTAAATACAACAATCAACTCAGCCCTTACACAAGCAATTTGTAGTAACTTAAAG GATGTCTTTACTAGTGGATTCGGTTGGCTACTATTTGGTGGGCTTCCATATGATTTG TTCAATGTTCTTGGTCAATCAATTGGCTTCCTAGGGTCATGCTTATATGCTTATTGCAAAACAAGAGGAAAATGA
- the LOC107638354 gene encoding nucleotide-sugar uncharacterized transporter 3 isoform X8: MSLSQMACAFVILYVLKSLMIISFTTAESKSSSYNPVMFVPSRTLAQTLPLALPYLLYVVVTMEAVRGINVPMYTTLRRTTIAFTMMMEYFIGGKRHSNIVIISVGVIIFGAFIAGARDLAFDSYGYSIVFIENMCKAVYLTSVSRVGKSTGLNVFGLMWCNVVLCGPILLLWSALRGELQSTLKFPYLLFPGFQALIFLSCAFTFFMNYIVVLNTTINSALTQAICSNLKDVFTSGFGWLLFGGLPYDLFNVLGQSIGFLGSCLYAYCKTRGK; encoded by the exons ATGTCACTTTCTCAG ATGGCGTGTGCATTTGTCATTCTCTATGTTTTGAAATCGTTGATGATAATTTCTTTCACAACTGCGGAATCTAAGAGCAGTTCTTACAATCCAGTGATGTTTGTGCCATCTAGGACATTAGCTCAAACACTTCCTCTTGCATTACCTTATTTGCTATATGTT GTTGTGACGATGGAAGCTGTCCGTGGGATAAATGTTCCTATGTATACTACCCTGAGGCGAACTACTATTGCCTTCACAATGATGATGGAGTATTTTATAGGTGGAAAGAGACATTCAAATATTGTTATTATAAG TGTTGGAGTGATTATATTTGGTGCGTTTATTGCTGGAGCTCGAGACCTTGCATTTGATTCCTATGGCTATTCAATTGTTTTCATTGAAAACATGTGTAAAGCAGTATACCTTACTTCTGTATCTCGTGTTG GCAAATCCACTGGACTTAATGTTTTTGGTCTTATGTGGTGTAATG TTGTGCTTTGTGGACCAATCTTACTGCTGTGGTCTGCACTCAGAGGTGAATTACAATCAACCTTGAAATTTCCTTACTTATTATTCCCTGGATTTCAG GCTTTGATCTTTCTGTCATGTGCTTTTACTTTCTTTATGAACTACATTGTTGTGTTAAATACAACAATCAACTCAGCCCTTACACAAGCAATTTGTAGTAACTTAAAG GATGTCTTTACTAGTGGATTCGGTTGGCTACTATTTGGTGGGCTTCCATATGATTTG TTCAATGTTCTTGGTCAATCAATTGGCTTCCTAGGGTCATGCTTATATGCTTATTGCAAAACAAGAGGAAAATGA